A single region of the Cynocephalus volans isolate mCynVol1 chromosome 12, mCynVol1.pri, whole genome shotgun sequence genome encodes:
- the LOC134360591 gene encoding olfactory receptor 6C76-like produces the protein MENYTTVTVFILVGLTEDPKLKIVLFIFLLLTYLLSVSGNLIIITLTLLDSHLKTPMYFFLRNFSFLEISYTTVCIPKLLVSLATGDKTISYNCCAAQLFFAFLLGASEFYLLAVMSYDRYVAICKPLHYTTIMSTKICFQLVLSSWMAGFLIIFPGLILGLSLDFCDSNIIDHFYCDTAPLLQISCTDTHLLEMMSFILALVTLLVTLVLVILSYTHIALTILKIPSANQRKKAFSTCSSHMIVLSLSYGSCIFMYIKPSAKQRISLMKGVSVLNTSVAPLLNPFIYTLRNQQVKQAFKDLLHRVLSLFKK, from the coding sequence ATGGAAAACTATACAACAGTGACAGTGTTTATCTTGGTAGGATTGACAGAGGACCCAAAATTGAAGATTGTGCTGTTTATCTTTCTGCTTCTCACTTACTTGCTAAGCGTCTCAGGCAACCTGATCATCATTACCCTCACTTTGCTGGATTCTCATCTCAAGACccctatgtatttctttcttcgAAATTTTTCCTTCTTAGAAATTTCTTATACAACTGTCTGTATCCCCAAATTGCTTGTTAGCTTGGCAACTGGTGACAAAACCATTTCCTATAACTGTTGTGCAGCTCAGTTATTTTTTGCCTTCCTTCTGGGAGCATCTGAATTTTATCTCCTGGCTGTCATGTCCTATGATCGTTATGTTGCCATCTGCAAGCCTCTGCATTATACAACCATCATGAGCACCAAAATCTGCTTCCAGCTAGTCCTTAGCTCCTGGATGGCTGGTTTTCTCATCATTTTTCCAGGACTCATCTTAGGCCTAAGCCTCGATTTCTGTGACTCCAATATCATTGATCATTTCTACTGTGACACTGCTCCTCTCCTGCAAATCTCCTGCACAGATACACATTTGTTAGAAATGATGAGTTTCATCTTAGCTTTAGTCACTCTCCTGGTCACTTTGGTATTAGTAATTCTATCATACACACATATTGCtctgacaattttaaaaatcccttctGCTAACCAGAGAAAAAAGGCTTTTTCCACATGTTCTTCCCACATGATtgtcctctctctctcatacGGCAGCTGCATTTTTATGTACATTAAACCCTCGGCCAAACAGAGGATATCCTTAATGAAGGGAGTTTCGGTACTAAATACCTCAGTTGCCCCACTTCTGAACCCTTTCATTTATACTCTGAGGAACCAGCAGGTAAAACAAGCATTTAAGGATTTGCTACATAGAGTTCTATCTTTATTTAAGAAATAG